One region of Salvia miltiorrhiza cultivar Shanhuang (shh) chromosome 3, IMPLAD_Smil_shh, whole genome shotgun sequence genomic DNA includes:
- the LOC131014761 gene encoding probable thionin-2.4 isoform X1, with product MISMEGKSLIMSALLVSLVLGQFEVGAAKSCCPNPKARNVFNLCSFTPGGSDSVCASLSGCKIVNGECPNGWNYSFLENTGGNAVHEYCKLGCASSVCAAITTLQNSDASEVVNEAVEKCSQACSALCTKASITAA from the exons ATGATATCGATGGAAGGTAAAAGTCTTATTATGAGTGCTCTTTTAGTGAGCCTTGTTTTGGGACAATTTGAAGTTGGGGCGGCAAAGAGTTGTTGCCCAAACCCCAAAGCCAGAAATGTCTTTAATCTCTGTAGCTTTACGCCGGGAGGCAGCGATTCAGTCTGTGCATCACTCAGTGGATGCAAAATCGTTAATGGGGAATGTCCCAATGGTTGGAATTATAGTTTTCTCGAAAACActg GTGGTAATGCAGTCCATGAATACTGCAAGTTGGGGTGTGCATCCTCTGTGTGTGCTGCCATAACCACTCTCCAAAACTCCG ATGCAAGTGAAGTTGTGAACGAGGCAGTTGAAAAATGTAGCCAGGCATGTTCTGCTCTTTGCACCAAGGCTTCTATTACTGCAGCCTAA
- the LOC131014761 gene encoding probable thionin-2.4 isoform X2 → MISMEGKSLIMSALLVSLVLGQFEVGAAKSCCPNPKARNVFNLCSFTPGGSDSVCASLSGCKIVNGECPNGWNYSFLENTVHEYCKLGCASSVCAAITTLQNSDASEVVNEAVEKCSQACSALCTKASITAA, encoded by the exons ATGATATCGATGGAAGGTAAAAGTCTTATTATGAGTGCTCTTTTAGTGAGCCTTGTTTTGGGACAATTTGAAGTTGGGGCGGCAAAGAGTTGTTGCCCAAACCCCAAAGCCAGAAATGTCTTTAATCTCTGTAGCTTTACGCCGGGAGGCAGCGATTCAGTCTGTGCATCACTCAGTGGATGCAAAATCGTTAATGGGGAATGTCCCAATGGTTGGAATTATAGTTTTCTCGAAAACActg TCCATGAATACTGCAAGTTGGGGTGTGCATCCTCTGTGTGTGCTGCCATAACCACTCTCCAAAACTCCG ATGCAAGTGAAGTTGTGAACGAGGCAGTTGAAAAATGTAGCCAGGCATGTTCTGCTCTTTGCACCAAGGCTTCTATTACTGCAGCCTAA